In Monodelphis domestica isolate mMonDom1 chromosome 3, mMonDom1.pri, whole genome shotgun sequence, the following proteins share a genomic window:
- the LOC130458169 gene encoding vomeronasal type-2 receptor 26-like, whose translation MLLQLPGSEHRMGNLPCFHQIHPIVSQDGDLIIGIFLSLFSVEVSNVTGAQLFASPPNKACKPYQWLHKNYQQALALLFAVEEINRDPHLLPNISLGFHLYNTYHSDERTLESSLRWLSGQGQSIPNYSCRKQDKSVAVIGGVTSALSVQMGTLLDLYKFPQISYGPLDSILSDKVQFPSLYQMAPKDTSLHQGVVHLMVYFEWNWIGLVVSDDMRGEKFLWEIREEMAKKGVCASFTEKIPVSERTQMESHKTFMPRIITSSGKVIVVHGDTDSLMILRHSQLPIVQIEKVWIATSHWDITMRPLYSQGHAFHGALTFSYLTREIPGFKTFLKTVTPLKYPHDALLRGFWLSAFRCPDQPEYLEQKLCSPNASLETLPLCSFDMTMSGFSYTIYNTVYAVAWALHEISRRKSEERSMANEEYLVPYSWQLHSFLKKTQFTNNAGDQVFVDEKRRSEAQYAIMNYVFFPNGTDALVKVGQFVPKAQFGQDFTICEDAIVWDWWDSKVPCAVCSESCCPGFKKTPLEGQPTCCFDCSPCPEGEISSQKDAEQCTKCPEDEYPNKHKDLCLPKVVTFLNMKEPLGMTLAFIAVSFSLLTALVLGVFVKFQDTPIVKANNRTLSYTLLISLIFCFLCSLIFIGHPTPATCLLQQTVFAVVFTVAVSSVLAKTFIVVLAFKGIRPGSRIRIFMHPRVSVCIVLICSGLQVIFCGIWLGTYPPFPEADTHSQYGHIILKCNEGSVLAFHCVLGYMALLALGSFSVAFLARNLPDTFNEAKFITFSMLVFCSVWASFLPTYQSTKGKAMVTVEIFSILASSAGLLGCIFIPKCYVILLKPDRNTQRQIKNK comes from the exons atgcTCCTGCAGCTTCCAGGATCTGAGCACAGGATGGGAAACCTCCCCTGCTTCCACCAGATTCATCCCATAGTTTCTCAAGATGGGGACCTGATCATTGGCATCTTTTTATCCTTGTTCTCAGTTGAAGTGAGCAATGTAACAGGAGCACAACTGTTTGCAAGTCCTCCTAACAAAGCTTGTAAGCCTTATCA GTGGCTTCACAAAAATTACCAGCAGGCTCTGGCTCTACTGTTTGCTGTAGAGGAGATTAACAGAGATCCCCATCTGTTGCCCAACATTTCCCTGGGATTCCACCTCTACAACACCTACCACAGTGATGAGAGAACCTTGGAGAGCTCCCTGAGGTGGCTGTCTGGGCAAGGCCAGTCCATTCCCAACTACAGCTGCAGGAAGCAGGACAAGTCTGTGGCTGTTATTGGAGGAGTCACCTCAGCTCTCTCTGTCCAGATGGGGACACTACTCGACCTCTATAAGTTTCCACAG aTCAGCTATGGCCCATTAGATTCTATTCTTAGTGACAAGGTCCAGTTTCCTTCCCTCTATCAGATGGCCCCCAAAGACACTTCTCTCCACCAAGGTGTTGTCCATTTAATGGTATATTTTGAATGGAACTGGATAGGACTGGTTGTCTCAGATGATATGAGAGGGGAAAAATTCCTCTGGGAAATAagggaggaaatggcaaagaaagGTGTTTGTGCATCCTTCACAGAAAAAATCCCTGTCAGTGAAAgaacccaaatggaatcacataAGACCTTCATGCCCAGGATCATTACATCATCAGGCAAAGTGATTGTCGTCCATGGTGACACGGATTCATTAATGATTTTGAGACATTCACAATTGCCTATAGTCCAAATAGAGAAGGTGTGGATTGCAACATCTCACTGGGACATTACTATGAGGCCCCTCTATAGTCAAGGTCATGCTTTCCATGGGGCTCTCACATTTTCATACCTGACAAGAGAAATTCCTGGATTCAAGACTTTTCTTAAGACAGTAACTCCTTTGAAATATCCACATGATGCTTTACTGAGGGGATTCTGGCTCTCTGCTTTTAGGTGCCCAGATCAACCAGAATACCTAGAACAAAAATTATGTTCACCAAATGCTTCCTTGGAGACTTTGCCATTGTGCTCTTTTGATATGACTATGTCAGGCTTCAGTTACACCATCTACAATACTGTCTATGCTGTGGCTTGGGCTCTCCATGAAATATCTAGAAGAAAATCAGAGGAAAGATCAATGGCAAATGAAGAATATTTAGTACCTTATTCATGGCAG CTTCACTCTTTCCTAAAGAAAACCCAATTTACCAACAATGCTGGTGACCAGGTGTTTGTGGATGAGAAAAGAAGATCTGAGGCTCAGTATGCCATTATGAACTATGTGTTCTTTCCGAATGGCACTGACGCTCTGGTGAAAGTGGGGCAGTTTGTCCCCAAAGCTCAATTTGGTCAAGATTTCACAATCTGTGAGGATGCCATAGTGTGGGACTGGTGGGACTCAAAG GTTCCCTGTGCAGTATGTAGTGAAAGTTGTTGTCCTGGATTTAAGAAGACCCCTTTGGAGGGGCAGCCTACTTGCTGCTTTGACTGCTCTCCATGCCCAGAAGGAGAAATTTCCAGTCAGAAGG ATGCAGAACAATGTACAAAGTGTCCAGAGGATGAATATCCAAATAAGCACAAAGATCTCTGCCTCCCCAAGGTTGTCACCTTCCTGAATATGAAAGAACCTTTGGGGATGACTTTGGCCTTCATAGCTGTCTCCTTCTCTTTACTGACAGCTCTGGTTCTGGGGGTCTTTGTGAAGTTCCAAGACACTCCCATAGTCAAAGCCAATAACAGGACTCTCAGCTATACTCTCCTCATCTCACTTATCTTCTGTTTCCTCTGCTCCCTAATCTTCATAGGCCATCCTACCCCTGCCACCTGCCTCTTACAACAAACAGTATTTGCAGTTGTCTTCACAGTGGCTGTTTCCTCCGTTTTGGCCAAAACCTTCATAGTGGTTCTGGCTTTCAAAGGGATCAGGCCAGGGAGCAGGATACGCATATTCATGCATCCTAGAGTGTCTGTCTGTATTGTCCTCATATGTTCAGGGTTGCAAGTGATTTTCTGTGGCATCTGGTTGGGAACTTATCCCCCCTTTCCAGAGGCAGACACACACTCTCAATATGGTCACATCATCCTTAAATGTAATGAGGGCTCTGTCTTAGCCTTTCACTGTGTCTTGGGCTACATGGCCCTTCTGGCTCTGGGAAGCTTTAGTGTAGCTTTTCTGGCTAGGAACCTGCCTGATACCTTCAATGAAGCCAAGTTCATCACTTTCAGCATGCTGGTGTTTTGCAGTGTCTGGGCTTCTTTTCTGCCCACATATCAGAGCACCAAAGGGAAGGCCATGGTGACTGTAGAGATCTTCTCCATCTTGGCCTCCAGTGCTGGGCTACTGGGCTGCATCTTTATTCCCAAATGTTATGTGATCCTCCTGAAGCCAGACCGAAATACCCAGAGACAGATCAAGAATAAATGA